The window tcaGCCGGTTGAAGTTTAGTGGGAAGGTGGGAGGGCCCTTTAGCACACACAGTAGAGCATATGCCTACCGTCGAATGGATgccggttcgcgtcccgcagacgtattcttggtgcctctccctacctgcgacaaaagactcattaccttttactaagaaaaactttaaaaattaaaatttccatttaaacattacataaaaattagttaaaagaattggccaaaaaaaaacaaaagacactggctattagctatgATTTCAAATAAGCCCGCCAAACTTTTATTGGTTGGCATTCCCACCACAACCGCCGGCTGTCGAAGAACCGCATGGTGGCGTTGCTCTGCCAGTCGCCCTCGTCCACATCCACGTCGGCCGAATGACGGAGACACAGCTCAAACCCACGGCTGTCGCGGGGTGAGGCAAGCAGGACTTGACTTGTCGATCGGTCGGCTGCACCCGTTCTTCTCCTCCCGctcctcttccacgttgtccaatgcatctgtcatgacacaaagacaattatttctcaacagggaaaaaaccctttgtatactatgtcgttttttgagaaaaaaaacccttactatactatgtcgttttttagggaaaaaaccctttgtatactatgtcgttttttagggaaaaaaagccttactataccatgatgtttttaaggaataaagacttactatacagtgcgtggttgtccgtctccttgtaccccaagatcgtctggccaccgattcaggatgtcccccgcctctggcctggagacaaatgggattggctccagcatcccccgctaccctaatgaggataaagcagttcagaaaatgagatgaggcttactatacatggtcttttttttttaaaagccttactatactatgtcgtttttttagggaaaaaaagactcactatactatgtcattttttaagaaaaaaagccttactatatatactatgtcatttttttaggaaaaaaagccttactatactatgttgttttttagggaaaaagcattactatactatgtcattttttaagaaaaaaaaaacccttactatattatatcatttttagggaaaaaaccttactatactatgtcgtttttagggaaaaaaagccttactatactatgtcgttttttttaggaaaaaaagccttactatattatgtcgtttttttagggaaaaaagccttactatactatgtcgctttttggggaaaatagccttactatactatgtcaatttttggggaaaaaagccttactataccatgtcgttttttaggtaaaaaagccttactatactatgttgtttttttaggtaaaaaagccttactatactgttgtttttttaggaaaaaagccttactatactatgtcgttttttttaagaaaaaaagccttactatactatgtcgttttttagggaaaaaaccttactatactatgctgtttttttttttttaggaaaaaaaggcttactataccatgtcgttttttaggaaaaaaagccttactatactatgtcgttttgtagggaaaaaacccattgtatactatgtcgttttttaagaaaaaaaagccttactatactatgtcgttttttagggaaaaaaccctttgtatactatgtcgttttttaagaaaaaagccttactgtatatataatgccgtttttgacgaaaaaagccttgctatacatg of the Stigmatopora argus isolate UIUO_Sarg chromosome 10, RoL_Sarg_1.0, whole genome shotgun sequence genome contains:
- the LOC144083878 gene encoding uncharacterized protein LOC144083878 — its product is MHWTTWKRSGRRRTGAADRSTSQVLLASPRDSRGFELCLRHSADVDVDEGDWQSNATMRFFDSRRLWERHQEYVCGTRTGIHSTVGICSTVCAKGPSHLPTKLQPAEYFRCLSPPKAGRGTKSTSAGREPASTRW